One genomic segment of Elusimicrobiota bacterium includes these proteins:
- the rhlB_2 gene encoding ATP-dependent RNA helicase RhlB: MILRVRQKEFVEKSVKALLERGNTLGVAPTGSGKTIMLSAVIGQMLNGHGGKAAILAHRDEITAQNMDKFRKVNPHLNVSVIDAKTKSWDGDAVFAMVQTLSRENNLSQMPYLDLLVVDEAHHAEAATYRRIIDAAKSKNGHLKIYGVTATPNRGDGKSLRNIFNNCADQISLGEMIASGQLVRPRTFVIDLGVQEELRNVRRLASEFDMNEVAMIMDRKPITDAIVRHWREKAGERRTVIFCSTIAHAEHVLAAFVASGVKAEIVTGETPDAERESVFQRLDSGETQVLVNVAVATEGWDCPPVSCVVLLRPCSHKSTFVQMIGRGLRKIEPDRYPGLLKTDCVVLDFGTSALTHGSLEQDIDLDQPEKADKERSGVPPLKICPECEAEVPIRLRECPFCGHVFPVAKEKTLEEFEMTEIDLLARSSFQWCDVNGDGSILAATGFVAWSVVLDINGLWHAVGGVEGQWPQVLYVGDRVACLASADDWMNSNETEEAAHKSRRWLQSPPTPKQLQYLPHEILKGPITRYKASCLLNLRFNHQKIMRALNTFQMRNRSTDVAVPAGVSS; the protein is encoded by the coding sequence ATGATTCTTCGGGTTCGACAAAAGGAATTCGTCGAGAAGAGCGTCAAAGCTCTTCTTGAACGCGGAAACACGCTCGGCGTGGCGCCCACCGGATCGGGCAAGACAATCATGCTCTCCGCCGTGATCGGCCAAATGTTGAACGGTCACGGCGGAAAGGCCGCGATCCTAGCGCACCGCGACGAGATCACGGCGCAGAACATGGACAAGTTCCGAAAAGTGAATCCACATTTGAATGTCTCGGTGATCGACGCGAAAACGAAATCATGGGATGGCGACGCTGTCTTTGCGATGGTGCAAACGCTTTCGCGCGAGAACAATCTGTCGCAGATGCCGTATTTGGATCTTCTCGTGGTTGACGAAGCGCATCACGCCGAGGCGGCGACCTACCGGCGCATCATAGATGCCGCCAAATCAAAGAATGGTCATCTGAAAATTTACGGCGTCACCGCCACGCCCAATCGCGGTGACGGCAAATCGCTCCGCAACATTTTCAACAACTGTGCCGACCAAATTAGCTTGGGAGAAATGATCGCTTCCGGTCAGCTCGTGCGGCCCCGCACGTTCGTGATCGACTTGGGCGTGCAGGAAGAATTACGGAACGTGCGCCGGTTGGCTTCTGAGTTCGACATGAACGAGGTGGCGATGATCATGGACCGTAAACCGATAACGGACGCCATCGTTCGGCATTGGCGGGAGAAGGCGGGCGAGAGACGCACAGTGATTTTTTGTTCCACAATCGCTCACGCGGAGCATGTTTTGGCCGCGTTCGTTGCGTCAGGTGTCAAAGCCGAAATAGTCACGGGCGAAACGCCGGACGCGGAACGTGAATCTGTTTTTCAACGCCTGGACTCCGGCGAGACGCAGGTGTTGGTCAACGTTGCCGTGGCCACCGAAGGCTGGGACTGTCCACCTGTCTCCTGCGTCGTTCTTTTACGCCCTTGCTCCCACAAATCAACCTTCGTGCAAATGATCGGGCGCGGGCTACGAAAGATCGAGCCGGATCGTTACCCCGGACTCCTCAAAACCGATTGTGTTGTTTTGGATTTCGGAACGTCGGCATTAACGCACGGTTCGCTTGAGCAAGACATTGATTTGGATCAACCGGAGAAGGCCGACAAGGAACGCTCCGGAGTGCCACCCTTAAAAATCTGCCCCGAATGCGAGGCCGAGGTGCCGATTCGGCTTCGAGAATGTCCGTTTTGCGGCCATGTATTCCCCGTCGCTAAAGAAAAGACGCTGGAAGAATTTGAGATGACCGAGATCGATCTGTTGGCGCGGTCGTCTTTCCAATGGTGCGATGTAAATGGTGACGGATCTATCCTTGCGGCAACGGGATTCGTCGCGTGGAGCGTTGTTCTGGACATTAACGGATTGTGGCATGCGGTAGGTGGAGTGGAAGGCCAGTGGCCACAGGTTCTATATGTGGGCGACCGCGTGGCCTGCCTCGCCTCCGCTGATGATTGGATGAACTCCAACGAAACCGAAGAGGCGGCGCACAAATCCCGCCGATGGCTTCAAAGTCCACCCACGCCGAAACAGCTGCAGTATTTGCCGCATGAAATTTTGAAGGGTCCCATCACGCGGTACAAGGCGTCATGCCTTCTCAACCTGCGGTTCAACCATCAGAAAATCATGCGGGCGTTGAACACGTTTCAAATGCGGAATCGCTCTACCGATGTCGCCGTCCCCGCAGGGGTTTCATCATGA